The Hydrogenobacter sp. T-2 region TCAAACCTTCTAAACGCCTTCTCAAAAGCCCCATAAGCCCTTCTGAACTTTTCCAAAAGAGACCCTCCTCAACTATTTTACTTAGAAAATCGTAGGAATCTACACGCCAAAGGTCTACAAGGTCTACATCTCTCAAGATTGGTAGCTCCTCAATTTCGGAAAGAAGTCTTGAGTATTCAGTGAAACTTAAAGGTTCAGAGCAAAACAAAGCCACGTCAATATCAGAAGCCCTGCCAAAGTTCCCCCTTACCGCTGAACCAAAAAATATTACAAGGCAGTCTTTTCTTAAGGCTCTTTCTATGATCCTGCCAATTAGCTCAAAGTATCTTTCCGCCTCCACAGAGAAATTCTAATCCTCTCCGTAAGCCATCGCTAAAACTTCAATGGGATGGTAAACCCTTTTGCCGGTCATAAGCTCTATGTGATTGCCAGAAAGAGGACAG contains the following coding sequences:
- a CDS encoding nucleotidyltransferase domain-containing protein, which produces MEAERYFELIGRIIERALRKDCLVIFFGSAVRGNFGRASDIDVALFCSEPLSFTEYSRLLSEIEELPILRDVDLVDLWRVDSYDFLSKIVEEGLFWKSSEGLMGLLRRRLEGLRKSEVKIS